Below is a genomic region from Paenibacillus rhizovicinus.
TCGCAAACCGTATTACGTATCCGTTCAGGCCGGATCGATTCTGGAAGACCCGACGGTTGCCGCTTACGAGCTTGCCATAACCGCGAACGAAGAGGAATTGAACCGGCTTCAGGAGCTGTTCGAGGAGTATTCGTCGATGGATGAGAAGCAGATTACAGACTATTGGACGAATCCGATCATTGGCGCCGGCGTCGACAATGATCTTATATTGAACGCCGGCACGGACGGGCTGCTCGTCGACATCTACCGGCTGCTTTACGAGCTGGGCACCGAAGAAACGAAGCATCATGTGGCAACGATGGGACTGTTCAGGGAAGGGAGCTTGCAATGATCGTGACGGAAGCGCATGTAAGACGAGCCGCCGAGCGCAACGGACTGCACTGCGCGGAAGTCGAGGTGATGACAAGCGATACCGAGAACCAGGACCTGCTCGCGTATTTCGGTCCGTCGAAGGACAATGACTTCGATATGGTCGCGGTCGTTAACAACGACGCCCGAAGCGATGTCGATTGGTATGATAATAGTATGCATCAGGCGTACGCGGATGTTACCGATACGCTGTTCGATACGCCGACGATGAAGACGGACTGGGGCGAACGCGAATCGTTCAAGGAGCAGGTGCTCTCCTATCCCCGCGTCCGGGCCGATATCCGGCGATTAATGGATTGGTCCTGAGAAGAAATATTTTAGAGCGCGCTCCCGTTTCTTTCATCTCCGCTTCGAATATCCGTGATACAATGTGAGCACAGTTGACCAGAAGCTTGCGAATGACTCCGGAATGAAACGCGCTGTGCCGCCGCGAGGGCAGGGACAGCCGTTTCACCTTGTGCCGAAGAAGCGGGGGATGCGAATGGGAACGACGCTGCTGCGCAATGTAACGATCGTCACGATGAACCGGAAGGACGAGATTCTGACTGGGGATGTCCTGTTCAAGGATGATATGCTCGTAACCGTCGGAGGTCAGATTACGGAGTACGACGCGCGAACGACGACTGTCGTGGAGGCCAAAGGAAAGCTGCTGCTGCCCGGCTTCGTCCAAACGCATATCCACCTCTGCCAGACGCTGTTCCGCGGGCAAGCCGACGACATGGCGCTGATGGATTGGCTGCGGAACCGGATTTGGCCCTTGGAAGCGGCTCACGACGAGGAGTCTATCTATTATTCGGCCATGCTCGGCATCGGCGAATTGCTGCGGAGCGGAACGACGACGATTCTCGATATGGAGACGGTCAGCCATACGGATTTCGCGTTTCAAGCGATTGCGGCAAGCGGCATTCGGGCGATTTCCGGCAAAGTGATGATGGATGCCGGCGGCGACGTGCCGGCCGGCTTGCGGGAAGATACGGACCGCTCGCTCGCCGAGAGCACGGCGCTGCTCGAGAAGTGGCACGGCCATGACGGCGGCCGCATTCATTACGCGTACAGTCCGCGATTCGTCGTTTCCTGTTCGGAACGGCTGCTCAAGGAAGTACGCGATTTGTCGTTCAAGCACAAAGTGCTCGTGCATACGCACGCGGCAGAGAACCGGGAAGAGATCGGACTGGTCATGAGGCAGCGGGGGATGCGCAACATCGTCTATCTGGATCATATCGGACTGACGTCGCCAAGGCTCGTGCTTGCGCATTGCATCTGGCTGGACGACGAGGAAAGGGATATTCTCAAGCGGACCGGGACGCGGATGAGCCATTGCCCGGGCTCTAACCTGAAGCTGGCATCGGGCATCGCGCTCGTGCCGGAGATGCTGGAGCAGGGCATCGAGATGGGAATCGGGACGGACGGCGCATCCTGCAATAACAGCTTGGATATGTTCCAGGAAATGCGGCTGACCGCGCTCCTTCATAAATCCCGCTGCGGGCCGGAGTCGATGAATGCGCGGACCGTTCTCCGGATGGCGACGATCGGCGGCGCGCGAACGCTGGGACTGGATCATTTGGTCGGCAGCATCGAACCGGGCAAGAAAGCGGATTTGGTGATGCTGGACCTCGAGGATTTTCACGCATTCCCTTCTTACGGAGCAGATCCCTACTCGAGGGTCGTGTATGCGGCATCGCGAGGCAACGTGACGAACGTTTGGGTGGACGGCAAGCTTGTCGTGGAACGGGGCCGCGTGAGGACGGTCGACAAAAGAAACGTGCTTCGCGAGGCGGACCGTTCCATCTCGCGCATGCTGAAGCGGATTTGAAGGGTTCTGAATAGGATGGATCGTCCCGCTGCGAAATTCATTGCAGCTCGAAGACGTGCATGCCCGAAACTCGGGCATGCACGTCTTTGTCTTAGGTTGATTTGCGTTCCGCAAGCGAATTGAAGACAACTGGATCGAGAACGACTATCCGTTGACGATTTCGCCGCCGTTTACATGGAGCACTTGGCCGCTCACGTAAGAAGAGTCGTCGCACGCCAAGTAGACGTAGGACGGTGCCAGTTCCTCCGGCTGACCGGCGCGTTTCATCGGCGTGTCGGAGCCGAATTTGGCGACCTTGTCGGCGTCGAAGGTCGACGGGATGAGCGGCGTCCAGATCGGACCGGGAGCCACTGCGTTGACCCGGATGCCCTGCTCCGCAAGATTCATGGCAAGCGAGCGGGTAAACGCGACGATCGCGCCTTTCGTGGACGAGTAATCGAGTAGTGTCGGGCTTCCGTGATAAGCCGTGATCGACGCCGTATTAACGATGGCCGAGCCCGTTTTCAGATGCGGCATTGCCGCTTGCGTCAGATAGAACATGCCGAAAATATTCGTCTTGAACGTCCGCTCCAGCTGCTGAGGCGTAATTTGTTCCAGCTTGTCCTGCGGGTGCTGCTCCGCCGCGTTGTTGACGACAATGTCGAGGCCGCCGAGCTTATCGGTGATTTCCTTAACGGCACTCGTGCAAAACGCAGGATCGCCGATATCGCCGGCTATGGTCAAACATTTTCGGCCGAGTCCTTCGATCAGGCTTTTGATCTCTCCTGCATCGTCGTGCTCGTCCAGGTACATGATGGCCACGTCCGCCCCTTCTTTGGCGAATAGGAGGGAGACGGCTCGTCCGATGCCGCTGTCTCCGCCAGTGATGACGGCTACCTTGCCGTTCAGCTTGCCTGCCGCCTTATACGAGTCGGATTGGAACTGCGGCCTTGGATTCATGTCGCTTTCCAAGCCGGGCTGGCGATCCTGGTGCTGAGGGGGGAACGAAGACGGTCGATTGCTTTGCTGCTTGCCCATAATCAAGCTCACTCCTTCAAGATGAATAGTTTGAATCGTTTGCACGTGCAGAAAACGAGTTTCGTGCACCATTCGCGCTATTATTTTGCGGTAATCATTGTTAATTTAAACGTTGTTGCGATGCTGTAAACGCAAACGATCTTTTAGTCCCGTACGATGACGACCTTGTGCCTATTGAAATGCACCGGTTTCGTTTTTTGCTGCTTGTTAAAATAATCATTTTTGTTCTTAGAATGCTCGGTTTACATGTCAACTATTTTCGATTATCTTTGGTTATAGGACACGCAGATTTTAGCAGAAATAGAGAGTAGGGAAGAAGTATGGTTAAACGCCGGCCGGATGGCGAAAGTCTTGGTATTCGCTAGGCATGCCGTTGGTTTTTTTGTCGTGCTTCTCGAAACCTGCCGATTTAAGGTACGTTCCCTCAAGCAAATCGCACTGATCCGTTGGGCGGCAAACCCATGTGGACCATACAGAGATAGATAATAATTGGGTACATGATGAGAGCAAGCGACATCGGAGGGGTTCTGGTACATGAATTACATCTTGTTTATAGCCGGATCGGAATGCGAATATTTATCCATTTTCATCTTTATGTTCTCGCTTTTTCGATTCGAAATCAGGAAAGATCGAATCATTCGCATTATCATTCTTGCTTTTATTCTTTGCCAGGTATCCTATATCATTCGGAAGTTTCCCGAAATCGTCGACGTATCGTCGTATATCCAAATTTTATTCATGATTATCGCGCTTTGGGCGCTGTTTAGAGTTCCGCTCTATTATTCTTTTATAATGAACGGCGCGGGATTCATTGTCCCCTTTGCCATCCAGGTCGGGACGATCGGTCTGCTCTACTTGACCGGCACGCCTTTCAAAGCGATCGCCGACAGTCCGGTGCTGGTGACCGCGACGCAAATTTTGTCTGCGACGATCGTCATTGGATTGAGCCGCTGGATCGTCATCAAGAACGTCGGATTTGACTATGTCCCGGCGTCTCATCGCGTGTTTGTCGAAATGAATAAGAATAATGCGACGTTATTTGCGATCATCGCTTCGAGTCTGATTATCGCATTAATTTCAGGAGTTGCCTTGCGCGGAAATTTAGAAGCATATATAGTAGTAGCAGGGACAATTTTCCTATTATCGATTCCGTTTTTTATCTATTTCAGCCGTCGAAAGGATATAGAGGATGCTCAATAGACTCGCACTCGCCTTGCATAAGCGAATGGTCGCGATTGGCGTCGAAAACGCACCTTCGGTTCCGGTGATTACTTATGCGTTCGAGATCCTGACCAACACGTTTTCCGCTGCATTCGCAGGCTTGATCATCGGCGCCATTACCGGGGAGTTCCTTCATACGTTATATGGGCTGCTTGTCCTAGTTGTCATCAGGTATATATCAGGCGGCTATCATTTGAAATCCAGCCTATGGTGCGTAGCCGCTTCCACGTTCGTCGTGGCGGCAATCCCCCATGTTCCGGTTCATTCCGCCTCAATCCCTTACCTCACGGGCTTTTCGGTCATCATGATGCTTATCTTTGCTCCAGCGAACTATGACAAATACGCGACGATCCCTAAACGGTATTATCCTTTGCTTAAAGTGCTTGCCGCGGCCTTGGTCGCTACTAATTTTATTTTTAGTTCTGAAATCATGACCGTCGTGTTTGCGGTTCAATCCGTACTTCTCTTATTCAAAGAAGGAGGTGAAGAACAATGAAAAAAGCAGCCTATCGTTTTCTTGGACTAGCTTTGACTGGTGTTGCGGCTATGTTCGTATTAACTGGCTCTTATCTTATTTTTCATAAGCCGCAGATTCCGGCCGAGCTCAGAAAGTAGGTGTAGAGCATGCAATTACTGCTTGTAAAACGCCACAGCAAGAAGGACTTCGAGATCGTTAGTGTAGACAGCAAGGAAATTCTCTTCATGAATTCCTACAATGGTCAGATTAATTACCAGCTTAGGGATGGTACGATTTTGAATCCGCCTTCAACGTTTGAAGAACATGAACGCGTGTTGCTTTCGGAGAATTTCGCGAAGTCCGACCGCTGCTATGTGGTGAATATGGACAACGTGGAATTCTATGACGAGCAACGGCTGCGATTGTTCTTTGATCCAGAACCGGTCGATAAAGTGGCGCCTAGCGCTCCGGTTTCTTTATCTCGGGCCGATGTTGTTGCAGGCGTTCGAACGGCAAGTGCAGACGGAAACAATCAGACCAAGTTAAAGGCAATTAAGATCTGGCCATGAGCTTTCCTCACGGAAAGCTTTTTTATTTGTCCGTTTTTTCTAGCTAATTCATTGGGATTCCATTCGTTTGTGGAAACGGCCGGCAAAACAAAAAAAGCCCCGAATCCTCGATATACAAGGAATTCGGAGCTTTATGGCTTCAATAAATGAATGTCTGGAAAAATGGCGTCCCAGGAGGGATTCGAACCCCCGACAACACGCTTAGAAGGCGTGTGCTCTATCCAACTGAGCTACTGGGACAACAGGAAATATCATATCATGGGATTTTCGATAATGCAACCCATTAAATGCATTTTTTTATTTTTATTAACGGGGACAGCGTGGCCTGCCCGAAATCTATCAAAATAGCGGCAGGGACGTTTCAAAAAAAACAGCTTCGGCCAAAATGGAAATGAACGGCAGGGAGTGTTATAATCGTACTCTATCCGAACAACAGGCCGAAGAGCGGTGCGGCAAACAAGGCGGTGATTCTATTACGACGTCCAATTCATCTCATGATGACAATAGAGAGAACGTTTATTTATTCCCCAGCATGCTCGATCAATATCAAAATCAATTAACGAGGCTGCTGGAATCGGAGCAATACGGGGAAGCGAAGGAACTGTTACGGTTTCTGCTTCATTGCCAAGGTGAAGAAAAGCGGCATTACGAGGAATGGAGCAATTTATTGACGTGGCTCGATGTTGCCTTTCCTTCTTCCGATAACGCGGGAAGAGAACACGCATCCGCCCCCTACATAGAAGACGAGAACGAAGATTCGCTGCGCGAACAGGCTCTTAACCCTGCAGAATACGATGAGGACTATGTTCAGCAGGTGCTGTATATCATGCAGCATCATCCCGTCGCGGACCAGCAGCTGCTGGCGCTGGAGCGAGCGGCTTATTTGACGCATCCTGGCGTCGATGAAGTGATCCTCTCATGGCTGACGGGCAAAGACCTGCATCCCGAACTGCAATTCAAAGCGCTCCAATGCTTGAAGAAGCGGGGCGTAACCGGGACGGTCGAGCTGGAACGGCTTGGCGAGCTAGTCGAGCTTGAAGTCGAGGCGACGCCTCTGTCCATGGAAGAATTTCCGCCGGTGGTAGCGAAAGTCGTGGAACGGGTTGAGTCCGTGACGGAGGTGATCGAAGCGTCCCTGCCGCATTTTGCACGGGAGTTATGGAAAGAATGTTTGCAGTGCATTTATGGCACTACGGCGTATTTCAGGCTGCAGAACGACGACGACGAGACGGTCGACTGCTATTCCGGGGCGCTCCATCAAGTGCTGGAACTATCGCTTTACGGCCGCGTGAATGACGACGATATCCGCGAAACATACGGGATTACGGATGCCCTGCGCTTCCGATATGAGCAGGCCTGCCGCTCGCTTCGGCAAATCGTGCAATTTCGATTAGAGGATAACGGGGGCAAGTCTTGATATTCGGCCGAAAGTTGAGTATAATAGAATGGTTTATTACGGGTAAGATCTGACGCAGAAGCGTTATTTAATTTGGAGGGGAAAGCATAACATGACAGCAACTTGGGAAAAAATAGACAAGAATCTTGTCTCGATCAGCGTTGAGGTTGAAGCTGGACAAGTAAACGAGGCAATCGACAAAGCATTCAAGAAGGTCGTTCAGAAAGTAAACGTTCCAGGATTCCGTAAAGGCAAAGTACCGCGGAGCATTTTCGAAGCTCGTTTCGGCATCGAAAGCCTGTACCAAGACGCAATCGACATCCTGCTTCCTGATTCCTACTCGGCAGCGCTGCAAGAGACTGGCGTATTCCCTGTCGACCGTCCGGAAATCGACGTTCAACAATTCGCTAAAGGCCAAGTGTGCAAATACACGGCTAAAGTAACGGTTAAACCGGAAGTTGAGCTTGGCGAATACAAAGGCCTTGAAGTACCTTCCGCGGACGCAGAAGTTACGGATGAAGAAGTTGCGGCTGAGCTTAACCGCCTGCAACAGCGCCATGCTGAACTGACTGTCCTTGAAGAAGGCGCGGCAGAAAGCGGCGACATCACTGTCATCGATTTCGACGGCTACGTAGACGGCGAAGCGTTCGAAGGCGGCAAGAGCGAGCGTCATTCCCTGGAACTCGGTTCCGGTTCGTTCATCCCGGGCTTCGAAGAGCAAGTCGTTGGCATGGCAACAGGCGACTTCAAAGACATCGAAGTTACATTCCCTGAGACTTACCATGCCGAGCACCTGGCAGGCAAACTTGCCGTGTTCAAAGTGAAGCTGCATGAAATCAAACGCAAAAACCTTCCGGCGCTTGACGACGAGTTCGCGAAAGACGTTAGCGAATTCGATACGCTCGAAGAGTACAAGCAGGACCTGAAATCGAAATTGGCTGACCGCAAATCGAAAGAAAACGAATCCGCTCGCGAAGCGGCTGTAGTTGAGAAAGCTGCTGAAGCGGCTGTCATCGATATTCCGGAAGCCATGATCGATTCCGAAACTTCGTTCATGCTGCGCGATTTCGAGAACCGTCTGAAAATGCAAGGCATGAACCTTGAACTGTACTTCCAATTCTCCGGCCAAGACGAAGCGGCGCTTCGCGGTCAAATGCGCGGGGATGCCGAGAAGCGCGTTCGCAACAACCTTGTTCTTGAGCAAATCGCGAAGAACGAAGGCATTGTCGTGAACGACGAGGATCTGAACGAAGAGC
It encodes:
- a CDS encoding LytTR family transcriptional regulator DNA-binding domain-containing protein — encoded protein: MQLLLVKRHSKKDFEIVSVDSKEILFMNSYNGQINYQLRDGTILNPPSTFEEHERVLLSENFAKSDRCYVVNMDNVEFYDEQRLRLFFDPEPVDKVAPSAPVSLSRADVVAGVRTASADGNNQTKLKAIKIWP
- the tig gene encoding trigger factor, giving the protein MTATWEKIDKNLVSISVEVEAGQVNEAIDKAFKKVVQKVNVPGFRKGKVPRSIFEARFGIESLYQDAIDILLPDSYSAALQETGVFPVDRPEIDVQQFAKGQVCKYTAKVTVKPEVELGEYKGLEVPSADAEVTDEEVAAELNRLQQRHAELTVLEEGAAESGDITVIDFDGYVDGEAFEGGKSERHSLELGSGSFIPGFEEQVVGMATGDFKDIEVTFPETYHAEHLAGKLAVFKVKLHEIKRKNLPALDDEFAKDVSEFDTLEEYKQDLKSKLADRKSKENESAREAAVVEKAAEAAVIDIPEAMIDSETSFMLRDFENRLKMQGMNLELYFQFSGQDEAALRGQMRGDAEKRVRNNLVLEQIAKNEGIVVNDEDLNEELENLSKQYSRSAEELRTIFESNGNLDNIKEDLVLRKTIKFLLDNSKEVSVVA
- a CDS encoding SDR family oxidoreductase, which gives rise to MGKQQSNRPSSFPPQHQDRQPGLESDMNPRPQFQSDSYKAAGKLNGKVAVITGGDSGIGRAVSLLFAKEGADVAIMYLDEHDDAGEIKSLIEGLGRKCLTIAGDIGDPAFCTSAVKEITDKLGGLDIVVNNAAEQHPQDKLEQITPQQLERTFKTNIFGMFYLTQAAMPHLKTGSAIVNTASITAYHGSPTLLDYSSTKGAIVAFTRSLAMNLAEQGIRVNAVAPGPIWTPLIPSTFDADKVAKFGSDTPMKRAGQPEELAPSYVYLACDDSSYVSGQVLHVNGGEIVNG
- a CDS encoding accessory gene regulator B family protein produces the protein MVAIGVENAPSVPVITYAFEILTNTFSAAFAGLIIGAITGEFLHTLYGLLVLVVIRYISGGYHLKSSLWCVAASTFVVAAIPHVPVHSASIPYLTGFSVIMMLIFAPANYDKYATIPKRYYPLLKVLAAALVATNFIFSSEIMTVVFAVQSVLLLFKEGGEEQ
- a CDS encoding 5'-deoxyadenosine deaminase; its protein translation is MGTTLLRNVTIVTMNRKDEILTGDVLFKDDMLVTVGGQITEYDARTTTVVEAKGKLLLPGFVQTHIHLCQTLFRGQADDMALMDWLRNRIWPLEAAHDEESIYYSAMLGIGELLRSGTTTILDMETVSHTDFAFQAIAASGIRAISGKVMMDAGGDVPAGLREDTDRSLAESTALLEKWHGHDGGRIHYAYSPRFVVSCSERLLKEVRDLSFKHKVLVHTHAAENREEIGLVMRQRGMRNIVYLDHIGLTSPRLVLAHCIWLDDEERDILKRTGTRMSHCPGSNLKLASGIALVPEMLEQGIEMGIGTDGASCNNSLDMFQEMRLTALLHKSRCGPESMNARTVLRMATIGGARTLGLDHLVGSIEPGKKADLVMLDLEDFHAFPSYGADPYSRVVYAASRGNVTNVWVDGKLVVERGRVRTVDKRNVLREADRSISRMLKRI
- a CDS encoding AgrD family cyclic lactone autoinducer peptide, producing MKKAAYRFLGLALTGVAAMFVLTGSYLIFHKPQIPAELRK